The Suncus etruscus isolate mSunEtr1 chromosome 15, mSunEtr1.pri.cur, whole genome shotgun sequence genome contains the following window.
GCCGGGTGGGAGAGCTCCTGCCCAGGGGGCAGGGCCCCATAGGGACCCGGAAGGCAGGGCAGGAGATCATTCCGAAAGTCAAGCTTGTGGGAGTCACCCTGCATGAGACAGGGAGAGTGCAGTCAGGTTTGGACCTATTTTCGCTCTTCCACCCCTTAAGGGCTGACCAAAAATGGGGCTTGAGCACTTATTCTCTGCTTCTAAAAGATTTTTGTGTCCCCACAAACTTAGCCAGACAACCCAGTGCTCTTGGAGAATTGCTCAGGTATTCATTGGGAATAGGATTCTGGCCAGGATTCTGTCAATGTTGAAGGCAGATCCCTAGAACCCAGGCAGGTCCATTGTCCCCAGTCCTCTAGTCCCAATACCTTCATCTTTTCCTGGTGTCTCAGGATCATGTAAGCCACACGCACATGCATGGCACACCATTTCCCTGGTTTCTGCAGCcccaaagggaaagagaaggaaagaacatTCACTCAATACCCTTTCCAAATCTAACTCTGGAGCCAGTCTTGCTTTACATACAGCATCCCCATTTATCATTTCTGCAGATGAGGAATAACTAGGATCATTTAAGTCTAAGGAACAGGCTCAGAGAAAAACTGGCCCACCCAAGGTTCAATGGCCAGCTACAGGAAGCCAGTCTGGCTTGCAAGTCTCACATCTGGCTGCCCCCACACTTTGAGTTTCTCACTTAACTCCAATCAAgaccctcccctccttcccttagCCGAACACTAATACTAATTGCCCGGTCTCATGCAGCCTGAGGTCTTCACCAAACTCACCCTCAAAGGTGGCCGGAAATGGTCAGGGATCTGGGAATGACAAAGCAGAAATTGGAACCAATTCAAACCTGTTTGCTGACCTAGGCACCTCATTCCACAGCCCCAATGCCCTCCCAAAAACTTCTGAAAGTTCCCTCAaacctctgtgtgtctgtgtcaagACCTTCCCATCTTCCCCACTCTGGGCATCTCCTTCCAGTACCAAGTTTCTAAGCTGTGCTCCTAAAAAGGGCCTactaggtttttgggtcacacccggcagcactcaggggttactcctggctctgtgctcagaaatcgtttctggcagactcagggaaccatatgggatgccagggatggaacctgggtctgtcctgggtcgtgtgcatgcaaggcaaatgccttaccgctgtgctatattgctctggccccttgtttcttttccctttttttctttggtttttgggtcacacctagcagcgctcagggattactccggcccccaaataaatttctttaggaaaaaaaaagcctttacaGGCTTAAAAATTctgatctggggccggagagatggcatggaggtaggtcatttgccttgcatgcaaaaggacggtggttcgaatcccagcaacccatatggtccccccccaagcctgccaggagcaatttctgagcattgagccaggagtaacccctgagcactgccgggtgtgacccaaaaaccacaaaaataaataaataaataaaataaaataaaataaaataaaaaaagaaagaaaaattctgatTTGTTCTATCTTTTAGGAAATATATCCTGTGCTTTTCCCAGAGTCCTGGGCACTAAATCTAAAGCTGAATCCTGAAGTAGAGAGAAGGAGGTAGTTCTGGTTCCTATTCTATTTTAGGGACAGTACCTCCTTGTATACCTCCTGGTTTGAGAtcagttgaaaagaaaaaaaaagggggggggggagggctctGAGACAGAAACAattcaaaaaaaagttttttgtttctggaaaaaaattaaaaatttctatttctcgTGTCTGGGAAATACTCCTGTTTGCAGAAATTcattctcaaatttttttttttgttttgtttttggatcacacccagcagcgctcagggttactcctggctctatgctcagaaattgctcctggcagttcaggggaccatatgggatgccgggattcgaaccaccgaacttctacatgcaaggcaaacactttatctccatgctatctctccggccccacaaggagcaatttctgagcactgaggcatgagtaattcctgagtgtcactaggtgttttgttttgtacaaaaaaaaaaaaaaagagtagccaagtgaaatcttgtttattttaagcTAAGTTTAAGTTtctcctccatccttctgcatgcaaggcaaacgccttacctccaagctaactctctggccccagaaatctaTTCTCAAAGACAGCTCTGACAATATATTAAAGGGAGGGATGAgtggttcatttttgtttttgagccacacctgttgacgcttaggggttactcctggctatgcactcaagaatcactcctggctatgcactcaagaatcactcctggctatgcactcaagaatcactcctggtttagggggccatatggatgccgggggattgaaccatagtagtcctaggttagcgcgtgcaaggcaaaagccctatcacttgtgccatcgctctggacCAGAgtggttcattctttttttttttttttttttggtttttgggccacacccagcaatgctcaggggttactcctggctctgtgctcagaaatagctcctggcaggcacgggggaccatgtgggacaccaggattcgaaccaaccacctttggtcctggatccgctgtttgcaaggcgaacgccgctgtgctatctctccgggcccgagtggTTCATTCTTAAGTAAACCCTGCTCTCCATCAACAGATTTTCCAGCTCCCATAAAAACTGCCTGGCCCCCTCACCTGTGTTCCCTTTTGGGGAAGCCCGCTCGGCATTGGCCCCAGTCGTGGTGGCAGCTCAGGGTTCGTGCTCTGGGAAAGGGGAGTGGAGGGATCAGTCAGGACAGCTGGCACCAGGCATAAAAGGGTTCTAGAATCAAAATGGGTCTGGGACAGGAAAGGAAGTTGGCTTTGGAGAAATTTATGTccagaaagggagggaagaggctGGGGAAGGTTTTAGGGAGCAGGAAGAAGGTACATCTGGGATGTCTGGGTTTGTATTGGGAGGGGGTGGTATAGTGTCTGGATCCAGAGCTCACCTTGGGCTGGAAGGCGCCCTGCAGGGAGCCAAAGGAGACAGCTGGCGGGAGGCCCGGAGGCAGGCCGGGCACTGCGGGAGGGAAGGCCGTATACGGCTGTGGAGAGAAGGGGACTAGTCCAAGCTGGTGGTACTATTTGGTCTGCCCAATAGGCCTCTGGGTCTTCACCCTAGAGCCCATTCAAAGAGCTGTACCAGGCTTTCCCAGGTTTACGTACTTATTTGCCAAACTAAAGACTGGAACCCCAACAGTCAAGGGCTACAAGCATTGAGGCATCCATGCCCACATTTCATACATGTGTGTCCACACACACTCACATTATGCCGGAAAAGGCCTTCCATCTTTCCTGGATATTTCTCAAactagggaagagaagggaaaagtaAGCTGCCAAGCAATGACCCAGAGCTTCCCCTGGAAGCCATGCCCTCCCCTGCAGGTCTCTGAGCCTGATCACTGGCCCAGCAAGAAGCTCACCATGTGGGGGCCGTGGGGTGGCAGCAGGCCCGGGGGGTAAGGGGTGAAGTGCTGGTGGGTGTGCTGGTGGGTGTGCTGGTGCTGGTGGTTGTGCTGGTGGAACTGGAAGGCCAGGGGCCGGGCCGAGCCCCCTGCCCCCACCACCTCGGGGCCACCCTGGGCATTCAGGTAGCGAGAGTTCAGGTCCTGGCCGATCAGGTCCTGCTctgtgggaggggaggggagaaggctTTAATATCTCCTGCCACCATGTCAGCCCCCTTGGGCCCAGGTGACTGGTCTTTCCTTCtggctttgagccacaccctccTCAAACCCTGCTATCTGCTAAGGTCCAGACATCCCAATACTGACCGGGCCCAAGCCCAGATTCTTGGCcctcctacccccccccccagccaggaccCAAAACTCACCAGAAAGGGCGTTAGCAGCTGAGGCCCCAGGGTGCCCTGGCACCTgcagcaggggtgggggtgggggcagggtggggccAGGGGAGAACAAGGaagggtggtggggtggtggtgggggccgCAGCCCAGGGGGGGGGAAGCTGTGGGTGGACAAAGGCAGGGGTAGTGAGGGCGTCGGGGGCCGGTGGGTGAGCTGTGCGGACGAGGAGGAGgcagatgaggaggaagaggacgaAGAGGATGATGAGGGGGGAGGCTGAGCCACGGGAGGGGCCGGGGCCTTGGGGGGCGGCCGTGAAGAGCTGGGGAGAGAAGTCAGGAGATGAGTGAGGGATTGGGAGGTGCCAGCTCTGACAGGATGGGGTCAGAAGCCTGGATGATACCTTGACCCTGGTTCTCCAACATGGAAGGTGGTAGAACCCTGGCTACAAGATCCCCACCCTTGCCCAAGGAACCCACACCCAACAGTCCCTTCTCCCCTTCTTGGCTCCCACACAGATGCCTGTGACATCTCTGGCCACATAATTCTCCTTTTCTGACTCAAGCACAGCACAAAATGCATCATTCATTATGACACTTAATTTTAACAAGCCACCTGGGTTCCCATTCCAAGACAGAATACAGAGGAAGCTGTATCAAGATGGCTTGGCCTAGAAGTCAGGAGACCTGAATTCTAGACCCATTTCACCATGAACACTCTGGGTGACCTTTAACAAGTCACTGCCCCTCTCTGAGCCTTACTTTTCTcaataacaaaaagaattataatgGCAGCACCATAAGTAGAACAGCAACTGTAACAGTATAAGTAACTCTTACCCTTTAGTGCACACTTACTGCAGACCAAGTTTTGTCAACTGCTTTACCTGCTAATACAATCTCCAACATTTCACAGCCCCTTTCCAATTCCTGACACATCCATACTACCACCTGTACCACTTCTTTAACTTGACTCTAAGTAAGAACTTAGTAACCCTAAGCAATAGAAATATGTAAAATCATGGGACTGAGGTACtagctatattttcaaaatcacataaaggctggaaaaaatatatacatgtaagaTGTGAAGTTATCTCATATATCACTAATGAAGAGCATACacactttgggaaacactaaaTTAACTCATAACTAATCCTCACAGGAGTTTTAGGATAAAGACACTATTATTATTGCATATTACAGAAAGAGGAAAATTAAGGATCAGAGAGTTTAAGTAAcctgtccaaaaaaaaaatcacatagccAGTTGTCAGAACAAGGTTTTGAATATAGGTCTGACTAACACCAAAGCCAGTACTCTACTCTCAAACAATGTCAGCATTTCCCAAAGTATGTTCCATTATTCCTATTCTTTGAAAAGGTTCCTgccaatgaaaagaaaaaaggaaagagcagAAACTAGATTCTTCTGCACATGAACATATAAAGGTTCTGATATATCCTATTGtaacttattaaatttattttcctccAGTGTCTCTCAAACTTCTATTTTGGGAATCCTTTTTCAAGTTACATTCCACAAATACCATCCAAAATCCCAGCCCAAGGGTTATCACTAAACAGATCTGGTCTTTTCAGACCAGACCAAACCCAAACTACTCACCTGCCAGTGCTGAGGTCCAGGCTGCTGCCATAGGGAGAAGTGCGGAGGCCAAAGGGCGAAACCCGAAGCTGCAGCTGGGGCTGGGATGGAGGTGGCAGACTGGGAGCAGTTGGCAAGGTTGCGGGAGGTGAGACAGGAGGTCGAGGGGCTGGTGGAGGTGGTGGTTCCTTTGGGGGAAAAGGCACTAGCAGCGGGTCGGGCCCAGGGGGCTGTTCCTGGCTCCGCTCCAGGCCCGACACTTTAGGGACTACGGAGAGTTTTGCTTCACAGTTCCCATTGAAGGCGCCAAGAGGGCCAGAGGCTGTGAGGGCAGGATGACAGACATAGTTAGTTGAGGTCCCCATACACCAGGTTTCTCTTCTTTGTCTCCAACTCCAGCCCTTGAGACCAACCTTTGCTGGTTGAGACAGTAAAGGATGGATCGAGGTCATCATCAGAGGCCTGGGGAAAGGGATGGAGACAAGATTAGGTTCTGGCAGGCCAGACCCTCCTCTTCCTTGAGGAAGGCCAATAAGCCTTTGTTGAACTAATAGTGATGCCACGTCTACTCCATTAGCCTAGCAGCTCAGTATTTTCAGACTATGGGCTCAGTGATTAGCAAAAAGGACAGTcactgagccccccccccaaaaaaaaacaaacagaagaacttGAGTCAGTAACAGTGAAGCATCAGCTAAGCCAAAGTAAAGTCAAATATTATTTGCTACAGGCTCACTGGTCTACATGGCTTACAGTTCTGTTTGGTCCCAAGTGCGagcaaaaaataacattttttttccccaacaacagatgaatgactaaagaaactgtggtacatatacacagtggaatactatgcagccatcaggaaaaaatgaagtcatgaaattttcctatacacggatgaacatgtaaactattatgctgaatgaaatatgtcagagggagagagacagccacagaatagtctcactcatttgtgggatttaaaaaatataaaagacattattgtaataatacctagagacaatagagataagggctggaaggactggctcaagatctgaagcttaccacaaagagtggtgagtgcagttagagaaataaatacattacaaCTATTGggaccggcaaggtggcgctagaggtaaggtgtctgccttgcaagtgctagccaaggaaagaccgcagttcaatcccccggcgtcccatatggtcccccccaagccaggggcaatttctgagtgcttagccaggagtaacccctgagcatcaaacaggtgtgacccgaaaaacaaaaataaatacattaacaactatcaagacaatggtagtgagagaaatagaatgactgtctcgaatacaggcagggggtgagagaAGAGGGCAAAgagagcactggtggtgggaaggttgcactggtgaagggggatgttcttttctataattgaaatctaacacaaacatgtttgtaggggccgggaaggtggcgctagaggtaaggtgtctgccttgtaagcgctagccaaggatcaggactgcggttcgatcccccggcgtcccatatggtccccccccaagccaggggcgatttctgagcgcatagccaggagtaacccctgagcatcacacgggtgtggcccaaaaaccaaaaaaaaaaacaaaaaccatgtttgtaattaaaatgcttaaatacatttagtataaaattttctttgacaatatttgttaatatttagaCTCCTCAAAAAAACTCACATGTGCATTTTCTTGAGAATGGGCCAGTCCTACATGGCAAAAATTAGCTCAATCTTTGGCTGTTGGGAATAATGGGGAGTAGTGGTTCAAGTTACAGCTGGACTATACTTTtctcatttgtttggtttttggccgcaccctgtgatgctcaggacttactcctggttcagaactcagggatcacttctagaggtgCGTGTGgggagggcatatgggatgccagagacagaACCTGGATTGaacaaggcaagccccctacccacTATCCCTCTAGCCACAACTGGAGGGTACTTACTTATGAAGAAGGTTTTTCTGTTTTAGCCCCTATACTCTCTCCAActcttgtttaaaattttttggttttgtgttttgggccatatccagtggtgcatagaagttcctcctgtctctgcactcaggaatcactcctggcaggttctgggaccatatggtatgccagggctCAAAGTGAGGTGGCTGTATTCAAAGCAAGCaacctaactactgtactatctctatagccctTCCCCACTCCATTTTAAATGGATAAGAATTCTGGTTCACTAGTCCCTGTCTAACTACCCACCCCAACCCCTCAAATGAAAATGGAAGCCTGGAATATATACATGTGAGGCATATATTCTATCACAGAGCCCCATCCCTGGCCCCCAAAGctaacctttttgtttttttgttattgtgtttttgtttgggggtgtgggggtgtcacacccagcagcactcaggggttactcctggctctactctacagaaatcgttcctggctggccccaggggactatataggattcgaaccaccgtccttctgcatgcaaggcaaacaccctacctccatgctatctctccagcccctaagctaacctttttttttttttttttttttggtttttgggtcacacccagcggtgcggGCCCCTAAGCTAACCTTTTCAACTAAAATTTGACATATATAAGAAAGTACAAATTCAGTTACAAGAGTAGAATGAATACAAACGACTACTATCATAGCGAAGAAAATAAACTATTAGGAAACATTAATTTCAAAGCAAGCAAACCAGTTCTAATGATAAACTAGGATGAAATTAAAATTGCTTCATAGgttatgcttttttctttttggtttttgagccacacctggtgacactcaggggttactcctggctatgtgctcaaaaaaatcgctcctggtttgggggaccatatggaacatcagggatcgaacccaggtccatcctgagtcagctgcgtgcaaggcaaacaccctactgttgcactatcactctggccccaatagattATATGTTCTTATAGAGACTGTAATGTTCTAGTGTTCTCACTCTGTTCCCATGGTTTTCTGCTCATCCCCTAATCTGTAAATTCAGACTGAGGAAGGATAAGCTCAGTTCCCAGCCACTCCAGACTTTTATGCAGAGCCATCAATTTCCAAGAGCTTTAGAAAGGATGGCCACACCAGGGCCTTTCTTCTCAGGTCAACTCTCTCGTCACCCAAATGATTCTACTTAACCTTTCAATCCTTCCTTCACCCTCTTGTTCCACCAAACCTAATCCTGATTCAACCAAGCCCATGTTTCCCACACAAGGATAGGTTCTGCTGTCAGAAGTTCATTTCACATAACATTCCACTCTCCCACCCAAGAAGTTACAGCCCCACTCACCCTCTCGTCCAGATCACTTTCTGCATCACACTAGGGAGGAGAGACAAAGGTGTCACAAAAAGGAAGAGCCAAGGTCAAGAGGGGACTTTCCAAGGGAGAGAAGAGGGCCTACACAAGTAAATTGTACTTACTATATATCCAGCTTCCAGAGAGTGCCGAGAGGAGGCCTGAGAAAGACCAGAGTCCAGAGGTAAGGAAGGGTGATAGGCAGGGCTTTTGTGCAAAGTCCCGCAAGGAACTCGGCCTCTCTCTCGATCTCTTTCCAGCAGTTCCTCCTGCTCCAGCCACTTCCCAAATACAGTAGGTTCTCACATCTCAGTGCCTCTGCCCAGAACTACTTTGACGTCCTTTTCTTCTCAGAAAAGTTCTGTCTTTGAAGGCTGACTAACTAAAAACCTAGGGGGCTTTCCCTCACCACAGCCCTCCCATCCCCCAGACACAATGGGCAGCTTCCCCTACAGCGTTTCTGCAGCATCTCCCAGATCTCAGGGCTGGGCAACTCCTGGGCATCAGCTCTGGCTATCTGCTCTGACTATTTCCTGCTCAGCGCCTACTACACCTTGATGACAGGACAGTGGTCACATCTCCGTCAGGTGTGATTCAACTCAACCCCGTGGTTCTGTCCCCGACTCCCCTGCAGGCTCCAATCTCTTTCTGCTTCCTCTGGGGCCACCAGTGCGCTGCGACGGCATTCCACCGGCGAACTACAAGGGTCTGGGCCAGACTCACCTCCTTCCTTCGCCGTTTATTGGGCCATTTTCGTGCCCGATCCCCAGAGGGCCGGCCAGGCTCCCGGTCCGAGCTGTCCCCTGGCTCCCCAGTGGCCCCGCTGGAGCCCCCCCTCTTCCGCTTTCCAGAATGCTTCAGCCGATGTTCCAGTCGTTCCGGGGGCTGGAGCGACGCGTCCTTCTGcgggagaagaggaggggaaggcCTGGGCCTCTCTCTCTGGGTGACAAGGCCGTCGGCAACCGGCTGGTCCCTGGATACTCcgctccctcctcccacccaggGTGTGGCAGAAGCCCGGCCCGAGGAGCCGGTTGCTCTGGTTTGGGGTGCCAGCATTCCCCCCTCCACTCCACCCACTCGCGGCACCCCACCTGCTCCCCACCCCGCGGGAGCCCCCCAGAGCGGGCCCCGAGCCCTGGGGCCGCACCTGCAAGGCCTCGAGGCTGGCGAAGCTGGCGATGGCGAAGCCATCGATcaagtcctcctcctcctcgtcgtCCTCCTCGGCCTCCTCCTCGGCCTCGCCGTCGTCGGCGCCGCCGTCCTCCTCGTCGTCCTCCTCCTCGCCGCGGCTGCCCGAGCCGGCGGGGCGCTTCCTGGCGCGGGGGCgcgggggccggggccggggccgaggCCGCCGCCGCCGGGGGCCCCCGGGCCGCTCCCCGGACGAGGCGGACGACCAGGGCctggcgggcggcggcggcgacgaCGAGGACGAGGAGCCGCGCGGGGCGGCCAGCAGGGCCCGGGGCGCGTCGCCGCCgggcccgcgccgccgccgctgctCCCGGTCGCGGTCCCGGCGCGAgcagcgccgccgccgccgctccccCTCGGCGGCCCAGCCCGGGCCCGGAGCCGCGGCCGCGGCCGTCTCCATGGCGACCGCCCTCAGCGCCGCATCCGGAGCCGGGGCCGGCCCGGCGGGGTCGCGGTCGCAGGCGCGGCGCGGGCGGCGGCACGGGGACGCGAGGGCCACGGCGGCCCCTTCAGCGCAGGCCCGAGGCCCGGGGAGCCAGCGCCGCCCCCGGGCCGCCCAGCCCGAGGCCGCCCCCCGCGGCCCGCGAAGGCGAAGGCGAAGGCGAaggcgagggcgagggcgaggtCGCGGCGGGGCCCTCGCAGGCGCCCCACCGAGTCCGGCCGGCCCGCTGCGCCGCGCGGTGGCCGCCCCC
Protein-coding sequences here:
- the FBRS gene encoding probable fibrosin-1, encoding METAAAAAPGPGWAAEGERRRRRCSRRDRDREQRRRRGPGGDAPRALLAAPRGSSSSSSPPPPARPWSSASSGERPGGPRRRRPRPRPRPPRPRARKRPAGSGSRGEEEDDEEDGGADDGEAEEEAEEDDEEEEDLIDGFAIASFASLEALQKDASLQPPERLEHRLKHSGKRKRGGSSGATGEPGDSSDREPGRPSGDRARKWPNKRRRKEASSRHSLEAGYICDAESDLDERASDDDLDPSFTVSTSKASGPLGAFNGNCEAKLSVVPKVSGLERSQEQPPGPDPLLVPFPPKEPPPPPAPRPPVSPPATLPTAPSLPPPSQPQLQLRVSPFGLRTSPYGSSLDLSTGSSSRPPPKAPAPPVAQPPPSSSSSSSSSSSASSSSAQLTHRPPTPSLPLPLSTHSFPPPGLRPPPPPHHPSLFSPGPTLPPPPPLLQVPGHPGASAANALSEQDLIGQDLNSRYLNAQGGPEVVGAGGSARPLAFQFHQHNHQHQHTHQHTHQHFTPYPPGLLPPHGPHMFEKYPGKMEGLFRHNPYTAFPPAVPGLPPGLPPAVSFGSLQGAFQPKSTNPELPPRLGPMPSGLPQKGTQIPDHFRPPLRKPGKWCAMHVRVAYMILRHQEKMKGDSHKLDFRNDLLPCLPGPYGALPPGQELSHPASLFTATGAVHAAANPFTAATGAHGPFLSPSTHIDPFGRPTSFASLAALSNGAFGGLGSPTFNSGAVFTQKESPGAPPAFASPPDPWGRLHRSPLAFPAWVRPPEAARTPGSDKERPVERREPSITKEEKDRDLPFSRPQLRVSPATPKTRAVEEGARPAKESVRVKEERKEEAAAAAAAAAAAAAAAAAAAAAATTGPQGLHLLFERPRPPPFLGPSPPERCAGFLEPAWLAGPPRLARPPRFYEAGEELTGPGAVAAARLYGLEPTHPLLYSRLAPPPPPTAAPGTPHLLSKTPPGALLGAPPPLVPAPRPSSPPRAPGPARADR